In the genome of Triticum urartu cultivar G1812 chromosome 5, Tu2.1, whole genome shotgun sequence, one region contains:
- the LOC125509117 gene encoding probable LRR receptor-like serine/threonine-protein kinase At2g24230, producing the protein MCCCCAAHLNQLPSHNSLPNLLTSPPHDLWPRSYPALLPPPLSSPSTHRHRSSHERAKRNTRERERARARAPLAVAMGRGGACGVASLFLAVAAAACCAAAAQEPNTDAYFVARFYAKMGLAAPPSGAGAVCSWPGVSCDGEGRVLALAAAGMGLSGPIPEDTVGKLARLRSLDLSANRLTALPNDLWELGASLQSLNLSRNAIRGALPNNVGNFARLQVLDVSHNAFSGALPPALGSIAGLQVLNASHNQFQGQVPGAGGSLVCMDLSGNALDGDLPDLSPLRSLAYLNLSGNQLRGSIIGAFQEQLGVIDLSNNRFSRLNFSSGYSGTSLMYLDLSSNELLGEFGLPGRFRNLRHMNLAFNQLSTNNLLASIGEISSLEYVNLSSTGLHERIPGALSSRLVGLHVLDLSRNNISGVVPDLSTLPLRVLDLSVNNLTGEIPVSLVKKLVSMDRFNFSYNNLTVCASELSPEAFTAAFARSRNDCPIAVNPDSIKKNGGHRKGMKLALAIVLTLFFSVLALLCLALVCRKPRKKRGDTFPVDKQPSSFKDEPGTSGPFAFQTDSTTWVADVKVATSVPVVIFEKPLLSFTFADLLAATSNFDRGTLLAEGRFGPVYTGFLPGGIQVAVKVLVHGSAMADEDAARELERLGRIKHSNLVPLTGYCLAGSQRIAIYEYMENGNLHNLLHDLPLGLQTTEDWSTDTWEDNNGGVATENITPEGTAAWRFRHKIALGAARALAFLHHGCIPQIVHRDVKASSIYFDYAMEPRLSDFGLSMIAGTSTDGDHSPGYVPPEFSDPENATATSKSDVYSFGIVLFELITGKKPLGDEYPDQKEASLVSWARAMVKANQGSSIIDPKIRDTGLDRQMDEALRVAYLCTAELPSKRPTMQQIVGLLKDIEPRVADEN; encoded by the coding sequence ATGTGCTGTTGCTGTGCAGCTCATCTCAATCAACTCCCCTCCCACAATTCACTCCCCAATTTACTCACTTCACCACCCCACGATTTATGGCCGCGCTCCTACCCTGCTCTGCTCCCCCCTCCTCTCTCTTCCCCGAGCACGCACCGGCACCGCAGTAGCCACGAACGCGCCAAGAGAAACACTCGAGAGAGGGAGAGAGCACGCGCGCGTGCGCCTCTGGCCGTCGCCATGGGCCGCGGCGGTGCGTGCGGCGTCGCCTCGCTCTtcttggcggtggcggcggcggcctgctgcgcggcggcggcgcaggagCCCAACACGGACGCCTACTTCGTCGCGCGCTTCTACGCCAAGATGGGCCTCGCGGCGCCGCCGTCGGGCGCCGGCGCGGTCTGCTCCTGGCCCGGGGTGTCCTGCGACGGCGAGGGGCGGGTGCTGGCGCTCGCCGCCGCCGGGATGGGCCTGTCGGGCCCCATCCCGGAGGACACGGTGGGGAAGCTCGCCAGGCTGCGCTCGCTGGATCTCAGCGCCAACCGCCTCACCGCGCTCCCCAACGACCTCTGGGAGCTGGGCGCGTCGCTGCAGAGCCTCAACCTCTCCCGCAACGCCATCCGCGGCGCGCTCCCCAACAACGTCGGCAACTTCGCGCGCCTCCAGGTGCTCGACGTCTCCCACAACGCCTTCTCCGGCGCGCTGCCCCCCGCGCTCGGCTCCATTGCCGGCCTGCAGGTCCTCAACGCCAGCCACAACCAGTTCCAGGGCCAGGTCCCGGGCGCCGGCGGGAGCCTCGTCTGCATGGATCTCTCCGGCAATGCGCTGGACGGCGACCTGCCTGACTTGTCGCCGCTGCGGTCGCTGGCCTACCTCAACCTGTCCGGCAACCAGCTCCGCGGCTCCATTATCGGGGCGTTCCAGGAGCAGTTGGGGGTCATAGACCTTAGCAACAACCGCTTCTCGCGGTTGAATTTTAGCAGTGGGTATTCTGGTACGTCCCTCATGTACCTCGACCTGTCAAGCAACGAGCTTCTCGGGGAATTCGGCCTCCCTGGCCGGTTCCGGAACCTGAGGCACATGAATCTCGCATTCAACCAGTTGTCCACCAACAATTTGCTGGCGTCCATTGGTGAGATTTCTTCATTGGAGTATGTCAACCTGTCAAGCACTGGGTTGCATGAGCGAATCCCTGGGGCGTTGTCTTCCCGGTTGGTTGGCTTACATGTGCTGGATTTGTCACGGAACAATATCAGCGGGGTGGTGCCGGACTTGAGCACTTTGCCGCTGCGGGTGCTGGACCTGTCGGTGAACAACCTCACTGGGGAGATCCCTGTGTCACTGGTCAAGAAATTGGTGTCAATGGATCGATTCAACTTCTCATACAACAATCTCACCGTCTGCGCCTCCGAGCTCTCCCCGGAAGCGTTTACAGCCGCCTTTGCTAGGTCCAGGAATGACTGCCCGATTGCTGTGAACCCGGACAGCATCAAGAAGAATGGGGGGCACCGCAAGGGGATGAAGTTGGCGCTGGCCATTGTGCTCACGCTCTTCTTCTCGGTTCTTGCATTGCTTTGCTTGGCACTTGTGTGCAGGAAGCCGAGGAAGAAGAGGGGTGACACATTTCCCGTTGATAAGCAGCCATCGTCATTCAAAGACGAGCCTGGCACATCAGGGCCATTTGCGTTCCAGACTGATTCCACAACTTGGGTTGCCGATGTCAAGGTTGCCACATCCGTTCCAGTTGTCATATTTGAGAAGCCATTGCTGAGCTTCACGTTCGCCGACCTCTTGGCAGCCACATCAAACTTTGACAGGGGAACTTTGCTGGCAGAAGGGAGATTCGGGCCAGTGTACACAGGATTCCTCCCTGGTGGAATCCAGGTTGCTGTGAAGGTGCTGGTCCATGGTTCGGCAATGGCAGATGAGGATGCTGCCAGAGAGCTTGAGCGGCTGGGGCGGATCAAACATTCCAATCTGGTTCCTTTGACTGGTTACTGCTTAGCAGGAAGCCAAAGAATCGCGATATATGAGTACATGGAGAATGGCAATCTGCACAACTTGCTGCATGATTTGCCACTAGGCTTGCAGACCACCGAAGACTGGAGCACCGACACATGGGAGGACAACAATGGTGGCGTGGCCACTGAAAACATCACCCCAGAGGGCACTGCGGCATGGAGGTTCCGACACAAAATCGCACTAGGCGCTGCAAGGGCACTGGCGTTCCTCCACCATGGTTGCATTCCGCAGATCGTCCACCGGGATGTGAAGGCAAGCAGCATCTACTTCGACTATGCAATGGAGCCAAGGTTGTCTGATTTCGGCTTGTCAATGATCGCCGGGACAAGCACAGACGGCGACCATTCCCCTGGCTATGTGCCGCCGGAGTTCTCCGACCCAGAGAACGCCACGGCGACGTCGAAGTCCGACGTTTACAGCTTCGGCATCGTGCTGTTTGAGCTGATCACCGGCAAGAAGCCACTGGGTGATGAGTACCCTGACCAGAAGGAGGCAAGCCTGGTGAGCTGGGCAAGGGCAATGGTGAAGGCAAATCAAGGGTCGAGCATCATCGACCCCAAGATCCGCGACACGGGACTGGACAGGCAGATGGACGAGGCACTGAGGGTCGCCTACCTTTGCACCGCCGAGCTGCCATCCAAGAGGCCAACCATGCAGCAGATCGTTGGCCTATTAAAGGACATTGAGCCTAGAGTAGCAGATGAGAACTGA